The stretch of DNA TGCACTTCCAGCACCACGCTTTGCCCATGCAGCAGCTGTTTTGGAGGGCCGATTGTACATGAGCGGTGGCTGCAATGGGGCTGGCCAATACCTGGCCTCATTGCTGCAGTATGATCCCAAACTTGAGAAGCCAGGGACACTTCTAAGCCCTATGGGCATACCTCGAGCTGGCCATGTCATGGCTGCCCTGGGTGGGCGGTTATATGTTGCAGGTGGGCTAGGTGAGACTGGCGACCTGCTGAGCTTTGAGGCCTACGAACCAAAGACTGATAGTTGGACTCACTTggcacccctgccctccccacatgTGGGAGCTGCAGGTGCCGTGCTGCAGGGGGAACTCCTAGTGCTGGGGGGTTACAGCCACCTTACTTATGCCCTCTCTTACCTTGTCCATGCTTACAATCCTGGCCTGGGCCGATGGCTCTGCCTGGGAACTCTGCCAAGGCCTCGGGCTGAGATGCCTGCCTGCATCCTGACACGGCCCACTGTGCAGCATGTAGCTTTAGGTCCCACAGGGCACCAAACCAAACCTGCTGGGTGAAGTGGAGAGCAGCAGCAGTGgatgggggaggaaaggagaagacacatcatgagaaaggacagagatgatgggggggtggggagaaagagaaggcttTATTCATgatagtacatattttattttagtacaaTGCTTTACAACTCAAACTGCttttgaatatatgaatatatgatcTCCATGGAAGAAAAGATGGCTCCAGAATTCCTGGGGAAAGGGTATTGAGAAAAGGCAGCAGCTGAATAGTTAGACAAGGAGAGGAGACCCAGGAGCAACTCTATAAGATTTAGGGGCCCTGGTACTATTCTTAGTGGGAAAAGTACATCTAACTGGGAAGACAAGTTAAGCAGCTCCAGGAGCCAAGGTATAGGGGCCATGAGAAGAGAGCTGGACAAATGATGATTCTGACCCATGAAtcaaggagaaaaacatggaaagaCCATCCATGAATGAGTCCGAGGAGTCAGAAAGGAGGAATGTAATTGTTGAGCCCTTCCTTTTCCCAGGCTTTGCTGCTCTCTACCCTCCAATCCCTTGGACACCTGAATGCTCTTGACAATATTCTTTCTCAGGTAACTTGTAGGTCCAGACTAGTGTTTCATCAGCCCAGACACCATAGGATGCCCCTAAGAGCCTCTTGATTTTCAGTCTGAGGCCCTAGTCCCCACGTGGACCTGGCACAGCACAGGCGCCTGAGACGCCAGGATGATGAGGTGGGagtgctgcctgtggggaagATGAGGAGGACAGAGCCAAAGTGGGGAGGCGCTGTGGTGGAAGAGGGATGATATGAGGTTTGAGGGGATGGGGTGGAAGAAGTCAGAAGCCTGCCtggcttcttttcttccctgtggGGTGAATTGAGGGATTAGGAGTGAAGAGGACAGCTGTGTGAGGTTGTGGGAAGAAGTGGTAGGAAGAAGAGTGAGAGGCAGAGGAGACCTGGAAAGTtagttttcctcctttctgtGCCTTTCCTCCAGGCTTTTCTGAAtcaatttccctttttcttggcCAGGGAACACTGAGTCAGatgctttctctctcacttcctccaccctgctcttccttttttcttctttcttttctctcctcctttctccctcacacttattaatttcttactgtgtgccaggcactatatgAGACATTAAGGATATAAAAGCCAGATAGCTCCTGACCAGCAGACAGACTTGTAAACAAATATAAGTTTTTCAGTGAACTTAGAATTGCTTTACAACTTGTAAACTGCCTCATACCTCCTACCTCTCATACATATTGTACTGTACCTAGCCCTATGAGAGCCCAGAGGATGGAAGTGGAGGAGTAAACTGTGCCCAGAGAAGGCTTCTGTTATGGAAGACATCATTATCATCAGATGGGTGTGCTGGATCTTGAAGGCTATCTGACTCACCAGtcagagaaggaggaaggcaTTCCGGTCAGAGAAAGGAAGCAAATGGGGAGCGTAGTGCCCTGTGTCTCCATAGCAAAGGGGAAGTCAAAATTCCAGTGGTTCTTCAGAGAATTCTGCTGCCCTGGCCAACCTACTCTCTTTTCTGGAGGCTTTTCTGAAGACAATGGCTTTCACTTAATGATTGTATATGCCCTCCCTTCACAGTTACCCTAAACCTTTGTCTGGTATTTACATTTCTGACCCTTGAGCAGCTTAGGGCAAAGAAGGGCAAAGAAAGGCAAATTCTTTACATAGATCAATCTTCTATCATTGTTTATTAAGGTTCTCACACTCTTAAGGGTGAGATGAAGGAACCTCCCTTGTACCTTTCTTCATACTGGCCCTAGAGgtacttggaaaaaatattttttgtgtcattattttattaaggTTTTTTTCCCTAATTCTGGTTTGGAACATAGTTGAAAATGAGGAGGGGTAAGTAAGGTatataagagaaaataagaaagattgaagaagacagggaagaaagaaattggaagcATCAAGAAACTGTAAGGATTGAGTCTTTAGAGTGAACTGTGAACACTTTCTTTTATGATCTGTACACATAAATGGGCTTAAATAAAAGTCTCCCCATGATTGAATCTTCTTGTCTAagtttctttattataaaaaacacttaaaattccTTGTAATTTGACTTCTATCTCCATCATACAATTGAAGCCATCCTCTCTCATTGTTACTGTGACCTACTTCCCACCAAATCAAATGTTCTAAGGCCATTCTCATTCTCCATCTTTCTGTGGGAATTGACTGGCTTGAAAACTGGCTCTTACTCTAAAAATTTCTCCTCCCCTGGCTCCAGAAGTAGCACACTGTCCTTAGCCTTCTCTTACTTCTCCAATCcaaggaagtgacagaaagccaaATCATAATGTCCAAGAGAGCATGGCTCCATCCCAGGTGGAGCTAACAGCCAAGGGTGTGATGGGAGCAGTTTGTGGTGGAGGTTTTTGTTACTTAGTTTTAAGTTGAGGATGGagtgagaagaggagaggaggtcTCTGATTTGAAAAAGGACCCTGCTTGACTTAGGGGCAGTCACTGAGCAAAATCGGACTCCTCTAGTTCACCACACTTCACTCCACTTCCTCCACAACTACATCTGACAAACTTGATATGGCTGAGACTAAGAAATTCAATAAATCAAAATTGAAGGcagaaatgcaagagaaaaatccATTGCCTTCCAAAGAAATGATTGAACAGGAGAAGCAAGCAGGTGAATCATAATAGGGCCCGCACCGCCTATATGCACTATACATTCCACAAGCATTCCttcttatttcacttcttttagcTGTTTAACTTCATAAGATGCAAAGAGGGTGGGTCAGTTTAAATGACTGTGCTGCCCTTTTCACATTGGAGAACTATTGACAATATAGGCCCATACCTGCCACTCCCATCTGCCTCTCTGGTtggcaggaaaggaaaagaacttgCATGTTGGTGGAGGAAGAAGCTGGGTGGGATGACAGTGAAATCCCGAGTAAAAACCAAGCTGGTCCAAGGTGTCCTGCAGACTGTAAAATACAGTTTAATCAGAATGCTATTTTTTGTtaaactgattttaatttttggaatgtacaattttaaaatatgcaaataaaaagttttaaaacatgaaaaaaaaattttaaaaaggacccTGATCAGTGGTCCACTCTTGATTGAGAGGGACCTGACATAGTCCTATTAGGGCCCTAAGCAAGTGCACTGAGATTCAGGGTAGGATTTTGAGCCCAGAAAGGAAGTACAGTGAGAGTCAGAAATTGAAGCAGAAACCATTCATACAGACTGGAAAATCATGGCAACCCAGGAATTTTGCTACAGTTTGGTGAGTGTGTAGAGACCCATAATTCTTATCtttgttaaatgagataatgagcCAAGGTGTTTTAGGTTCTCTCATTCTGGCTCCTCCACACTCTTCTTTCAAATTCCTTTGCGGCTGAGGGTAGACTTTTGGTTATTGCTCCCATGTTCCAAGATTGACCTAGGAACTGGATAGATTGGGTTTACAGGTTAACGTTTAGTACCATAAGTGTGTTGGACTGTAATGACCCTTTGACTCCTATGCCTAATTCTGGGttgtccttgtttttcttttaccttgCCTTACATGCTCCTCTTCAGAAAGCTCACCTCTCCTCTGTCTCAAGGCTTAATGACTTGCTTGGGTTCTAAGGCTGACTTTTTTCAGTAGCTCTCACCTCCACTTGGACATACCGCTATCATCAGTTCAAACTCACTAGGCTTTGTTGGCGCTATCATTTCCCCTTTTTCCTAGACATGAATCTTTGTAatcattttgagtttcttctccccttatctttttcttcccttgacTCATCAAAAAATTCTGAACTACTGAAACAGAAACCTAACTTGTCTCTTCTCCCAAAATTTTCTGTCAAATTCACTGTATGTATTATGTCCTGGACACCTGGAAAATTGACAGCAGAAAAGgtgtaaaagtgaaaaaaaaaaccctgagggTAAAAAAGTCACATGAAAGTCCTATTGGCTGCAAAACCAACTACCATTATGTACCCAGACAGACCACCTGAGCTGTGGAAGCACCAGTGTCCTACCAGAAGAGTAAAAAACTGCACAGAAAGATTTAATAGAATCATGGAACGAAGAGATTTTGGAGTCCATGTATTTTGAACCCTTCCTTATACAGCATAGGAAGCCAAGGCGTGTGGCAGTCTGAATAATGAAGAGGGAGGCTTTTCATGAGTGCATTCTCCAGGTCACGTAACTGTACATAAGGACCAAGAGGCTGACTGGGACAAACCTCACAGGTGAGCTCTATGGGCAGGACAGTCACAATTACTCTTTCAGGGCTACAGACTAAATTTCAAATCCTGGCAAGCCCTTGAAATCAAGGGGTCTTAGGTGGAAAAGTGTGAATTTATCAAAATTCCTGGTAATACAaccatatacacacatacacacaactatatattttcatgaatacatgtaatatatattattagtTGTGAGattacagttttttttctctgagaGCCAAATGCtcatggtattattattatcactggTGACTCAAGATATAATAATTCATATTTCTGAgtagaataatgaaaaaagtacaTATAGCTTGAAAATGTACGTTGAATTAGAATCAATAATTTGGGTTCAATAATTTGGGTAATGGTGAGTAAGTCCCTTAATCACTTTGAATTTCAGTATATTAATCCCCAAAATAGGGATAATACCTGTACTATAAACATTATAGTATGACGGTAGTCATGAGCCCAGAGCTTGGGATAGTCTAAGCACCTCTAGACACATTTGGAAAACTGTGTCCTGGTAGTCTGTAAATCAATTTCCCAGGCCACATCCTTTAGGTCAGCAAGCTAGATGATGCCAAGCAAGGTGGCCAGTGTGCCATGGTGACAGGCTCCTGAGACCAGGAGCATCACAAAGAGGTTTACAAGGTATATCTCCAGCTACTCCAGCCTCACATTGTGCCTCAGATAGGGACATGGGTTCAGCTGGACTCCAGCTGTGGCCAGAGCATTTAAGAAGCCAGTGGTCTTCTAACTATACAGCAGCTTGACTCATCACTGTAGGCAAGCCGAGCCCTGATACATACTTTTCAAGCAAACTGTCACTAATGAAAGCCCACTCTCTCAAaagaactgctttttttttaataggttaTAGCTCATATTGTTTAAatgcttgctatgtgccaggcagtatgCTGAATGCTTTATagacattatcttatttaaatgcCAATACAACCTATAAAAGTGAGTGCTATTATTATCcccgttttacagataaggaaattgaacCTTAGAAGAATGAATTTactcacccaaggtcatgaaTTTTGTAAATGTTGAGCATGCATTTAAACTCAGGTAGAAGGATTTCAGaacctacttaaaaaaattttttttaattatgccACCTCTCCAGTGTAGATCCATCTGTATGGAGGTGGCAGCCTTAATTCATGACACTCATACTAGTAGGAACAATTAAAGGGTATAAATGGCATTGGAAGCTTAGAAACATAGTCTTGAGGAGTCTGACATCCAACTGCTATAACATACTAGCTGTGAACTTCAAAGAAGCTCAGCCAGAGTAAGGGGTCCCTCCTGCCAATAGTTTTCTTTACTAGAATGTGTGAGCCAGGGATTGTTATGAATATGATACATGAGGTGAAACTTTCCTTTCCCCCGCTTtgtttagaaagatgggaagggagggaggcagagagggagaaaaacattcacTGGTCACCTTTTACATGCCTCCAACctaggacctggcctgcaatccagtcatgtgccccgactgggaactgaactggtgaccctttgctttgcaggatgatgcccaacccaccgaGACACACAccagtcacactggtcagggcatgaaGGGGAAGGTgaaacttttctgttttttttttttttaagattttatttatttatttttagtaggggaaggggggagatagagagggagagaaacatcagtgtgtggtttcctgtcaactgcctcctactggggacttggcctgcaacccaggcacatgccctgaccaggaatccaaccagcaatttgggaatcaaaccatttggttctcaggctggcactcagtccactgagctgcaccagccagggcaaaggtgaAACTTTTCAAATGAAGGGTCGTGACTGGCCTCTTTTCTATATCAACATCAGCAGTCTCTTGCTCTGTTCAGGGTTTATGAGATTAtctatctcattttcttctgcaGCCTAGCATTTCACAACTCATCAATAGCAGAGCAAGGTTTTAACACATATCTGCTGAACTCCAGAGTGCATGCTTAATTACTAAACTGTAGTATGCCATTTCCGCCCCTGTTTTAGATTACTCTAACACAGTGCCCAAGTATTCCAGTCCTCCTGGGACTCTCTTAATCcacatattttgtttcattattcatACCAGCCATTAAAACGTTCCCCCAAATCCACTATTTTTACATACAACGTTTACTTGGAAACGCTGTCTACCCAAGAAGCAGCACTCAAATCCTATGTGATATCAGGTGTCCTGATCAGGTTCCTATTATGACTACTCTTCGACACAGGGCAGCACTCCTCAGGCAGGCACTGTCTTCCAGGACTTGTGAACTGCTGACACACTCTTTGATATGTTCATGAAAAAGACCTCTGGGGCAAGAACCCATTTTGATAGTGTCCTTATATAggcaataacatttttaaaaatgtcaaagggAGCAGGTGCTACTGTGGCTAAGCACTGGACTGGGAATCAAGAGACCAGCTGTCCAACCTGGGAAAGTCATTTGAATAATTTGGACTAACTGTCCAGTGAAAAACGAATGAGCACTTAGTAAAGTGGTAACAGCTATTTGTCTCCAACTGCTAAAATGTGTCTAGCACGCCATGGGCAGGATTCTTCAGGGGCTGTTTAGAGCTTAGGCTCACTAGTCCACACCATGAAACTCCTCTTCTCAGGTCCTCACAAGAGGCAGTGCTAAGAGATGATCTGATGGAAATGTGTGTTCTAGTCTATCCACTATAGACCAGGTAGATTCACTTTCTCTTGATGTATTGGCCAAAACCTGAAGCAACAATACCAGCCCCTCATCACCTAAATGATTGCATAGGTCCCAGCAGGTTTCACAGCAGCACCCAGAGTGTGCTTAAGAAAGGGAGCTCAGAGGCTAGGGGTCTGATAAGGAGGTTGGCTACAGTGCCTGGCCATAGGAACTTTGGCAGTTAATTTGGATACATTTCTATTGTGGCTACAAATCTACAATGTTGCCACCCCAAATGGCCTCTGACCACTTTGTCTGTACAAACACGTGTTTGCTAATATGCAAGGAGCAAGTGCTGAAGTTACCTGTTGACTGAGTTTTAGACCTTTGTGGTTATTAAGTACAAATTCTCTTTAGCAAATGTCCCAAGAGGGGGTGGAGGCTGATATTAAAACTTTATGTAAAACACAGAAGAATATATGAgaacaatatattaaatatgctCATTGTCTTGTGTCCGAATCTCTTCCCAAAACCTCTGTGGGCTGAGTAGTAGGGCCAAATCTCCGAGTACAAAAACCAGATAACTAGGAAAtcagggtgggagggagtatTGAGCCTTATATGTCACCACAGTGTTTCTTTGTACTTGTTGACCCTAACCTGGGGCTGTACAGCTGTTAGGCACATGTGACTTCACTGCATACGTCCTAGAGGTTGGTTCGGATGTTAATTAATTTGACAATACCAATTAACAAATACTCCTTGAATGAATGATGGGGGAGTATAACCAATTCCATGGATACAAGTCTCCTTGTCCAAATATATTTGACACATAAGTTGGCATCTAGCTCAGCTAACCTACCTCCCAAAACAAGCAATTCCGATACATGGAACTATCACACAGTACCCGTGTGTTAGGGATTAGGTGATTTGAAAAGTTTAGGGAGAGTAGGATGACAACAAGGTAATCTACTGGTGTAAACTAGTGTGCAATGTTGCAGGTCTGTTGTGCCAGTTATctaatgctgcataacaaactgcTGTTTCATGACTTAAAATAACAATCATTTTACTATATCTCTCATGATCTTATGCATCATTGTTTTCACTTAAATTAGGCAGGCTTCAGCTAAATGATTCTTTTGTTCTATGTTCATTGATGGAAATTACTTGGTTGTACTAAACTAGTATAGATGGACTGGTCTGAAGGGCCCAAGACAGCATTGTTCACTTGTCAGGTGCCCTGGTGGGGGTGGCTAGAAAGCCAAGACTAACTGAAGCACCTATATGTGGCTTCTTCAGCAAGGCAATCTAAGGGTAGTTGGACTTACTTGGTGCTTCAGGGCTCCCAGAGGGAGTATTCTGGAATCCTGAGTGGAAAGTCCAAGAAGTTTCCTTTGACCTAGCTTGGAAGTCCCAGAATGTCACTTCTGCCAGTATATTGGTTAAGCAAGTCTCTAGGTCAGTCTGgattcaagaaatgaaaaatcagaCTCCACTTTTCAATGGGAAGAGAAGCAAAGACTATGTGGCTTCCTTTAATCCACCATATCTGGTAAGGAAGACTAGTCAGGGAAGGAGGGCTCACAAGGGAACACAACCCTtggaggaaggtgaagggagaTGTTAGGAAATGTCAGCAGGCCAGAGACAAAATGCAGGGTTGTTTTGAGTCAGAAGAATCAGAAGGGAGATGGCTTTGAAGTTTACATAATGTGCTAATTGGCTTCTGGGGCTTTCTGATGACACAGAAGGGCTCCTTTGAGATGTCAAGTACTACTGAGTAAGTACTTGTCCATGTATCACAGCTTGTACAAAGTTCTGAAGTTGGCAGTGGTTAGACTGAACAGAAACACAAGCTATAAATATAAAGGTAATTAttcacaaagggggaaaaatcctgGTAGAACTATTAGCCTTTATATTCATTCCCCAGGCTCTCACTCTCCTCTCCACTTCTTATCAGAAGCCTGCCCATCCCAGTTCAAAGTTTATCCCTCCAGGAAGTTGGTCAATATCCTTCCCTCACATAACCCTGTATTTTGTACTTTAGTGGAATATAGCACTTCTTGTATGCCACCATGCATTTTTGTGACTTCTGCATATGTCTGTCTTCTTTGTGACACCATGAAGACCTCAGAAGGAGGCATGTTTTATACATTTACCCACTATCCTTCCCACCTGATAGGTGCTTAACAGATGTTTGTTGAATCAAAGTGGGGGAGGATAAGAAATGTGTAATTACAAGAGGAGAGCAATTTTAATGGGCAGTAGGGCCCTCAATAAAGGGGCTTCTATGGGCTGAGGGGATGGCATCCCTGGCCCCAGAAAGAACCAGTCTGGACACTACACTCACCAATTAGACATTGCAGCTCAATGCCACTGATCAACAATTTGGGGTGTGAGATGTGTATGAAGGAGAAAGTGAATTTAAGAACTTGCAAGTAAGAAAAATAAGCTCCAGGAGAGTTACTCCAGTGAGAAACAAAATGTCTCCTCAACCCTGGTATAGTTATTTGATTGACAAAACTCCCTGATTGAATCAATGATAGTAATCTGAAGAAAAGCTGCTTCACCTCAAGAGTGGCTTTACAGATTTAGGACTTTGGAAGTAAAGTCCTAAGTAGATCCCCCTCTCTTCTTACCTCCTTCTCATCGATATGCCCCTCCTCCAGTTGCCTTGCACAGCCTCTTCTTTCAGGTGTTCTAGGTCTTGTGTTCCCACCCaaactcctcctcttcctctacaGACAGACCTCCAAGGGCTACTGCCCCTTAGGGGGTGGTTCAGAAATTTGTGGAAGCTGTttttgggggatggggtggggtgggagggctccCAGAATGATAAGGGTGGATATTTAATGAACAGGGTCTGAGATTGCTATGCTCTCAGCAACTGTCCCACACAATGCAGGGCATTCCTGCATCTCTGACAACCCTGAATGACTTGCCAGTCACACATGTAGCCCAAAATCCACTGTAATTAGGctctaagaattttaaataaaaacacaaggcATTTTAGGCATTGTTTAATATATACTGAACTTTCCAGAGCTGCAACCACCATGAATATCATGGGAtgatcatattttgttttgttagaaAATCTGCCAAAAAGTATTTATCATTTTTGGAAAATCATGTCACATAAGCAACTCTATTCATGGTGCTTTTAAGGCAATTCTCCATAGAGATGCATGCCTCTGAGCACCACACTGTGTCCTGTATAATGTCAAAACATTATACACATAGTAGTTTGTAATAAACTATGTCCCTTTTACCTTCCCATCTATCTCTTTAGGCTATTTTGTTacttgaaaaatatgtgtatataggTAAATTACATTACTTATGAATTTTAGTTCAGGAGGATAATGGGTACATAAACACTTGGTATAAAAAGGGAGTATTGAGACTGATGGGGTGGATAAGTAAAGGAGACATCTAAGAAGGAAGGTGGAATCTAGCTGAATGAATTGGATGGTCCCAATGCTGAGCTGAAGCTCAGCTGTTACCAGGGAATGAAGGGTACCTCGTTAACCAAAGGGACATTTTCCTGAGTAAAGGGATATTTCCCAGATGACAGATAATCTGTTTTACACGAGGTAAGCATATTTCTTCTGCTACTATCTGTTTGGCGCAGCTCTTTATAAAAGAACACTAGCACTACCATCCTACAGGTAGGTCGTTGGTCTCTGTCCTGAGCCTGCCTGGTCACACCTTCTGGGAAACGGCTCACATTAGCCATTCAGAACGGCTCCAAATAGATTCTTTGTGATCCACGCATCTCCCCTAGATGGACACGGGTTGCTCTGAGTCCACCCTGCCATAATAACACCATATTCCgtctccttttatttctattttcacaaAGTAAGTTTTGGATGAGCTAAGAGTCCAAGTACTTTTGACCCTAAGCAAAAAGGTGTCCCGACAGGCAgggaatatataaaaatctttttcaaGACAGTGTTCGAAGACACaacaggagaaaggagaggaagtttAGCAAAAGAGAGGGCCCTGGTAGAAAGGGGAGCCTGACAGACAGGAGAAAGAAGGTCCaggaaggggaaaaagtgggGCTAGGGTTACCAAACTCTGGCAAGAGAAGAGGCTTCGTGCCCTCCGTGCACCTCCTGCCGGGCATCTGCACCTCCTGCCGGGCATCTGCGCTCTCAGTGGGCGGCGCCCGGATCCGGCCTTGCAACCCCCAGCAGCGGCCAGCTCCAGCCGGGTCTCCGCCCTAGCGGTGCGCTCACCGCGCCCCGCCCggctcctcctcccgctccccttCCTACGACTCGCTGGGCGGAGAGCGGGTCTGCTGCTTCCTGTTGCCGAGAATCTACGAGCCCCGCAAGCCCCGCGCCGGGGTAGGGCAG from Phyllostomus discolor isolate MPI-MPIP mPhyDis1 chromosome 1, mPhyDis1.pri.v3, whole genome shotgun sequence encodes:
- the LOC118501112 gene encoding thymosin beta-4-like, encoding MAETKKFNKSKLKAEMQEKNPLPSKEMIEQEKQAGES